One Panicum virgatum strain AP13 chromosome 9K, P.virgatum_v5, whole genome shotgun sequence genomic region harbors:
- the LOC120649609 gene encoding zinc finger CCCH domain-containing protein 18-like, with the protein MSRCYPFPPPGYEKTAPPDAQLASNLQQLDKEKHKEKKHKKDKDKKEGKERKDKDRSKDKHKDKKDRKEKHKDKKKDKSKDKSKESVEGIERHDETLHNQKVGESSRKSEENKDIKSREDLVRKIPDEKGAASRPIENYAVSNDRSRGGFSASPAIENERSAVNKMHIQSSNASRKNEGLGQQNINHQRNGTSVRHSENFTTSAQRTAAGFTPAPTMEERVKAGRPPSNTEVTPRKEGIGQRISNISILVRKRTETASQDVAKQEVGTASPLLPNHANTMHKGNGKVARPTEHTTTSIQRFDSPSTSNAGAGIDRGIPRSSIPSPSITIRRPNGMVQSPENLSVSANKPDAGGLSPAMWKEKEHGGRLPQAKISADQKLVMSKPPAMDKAADGRGERMEKVRDGAPDAAKKEDKKSDRHEKKKRKEKDKHKEKKKEKEAKKEKAEHNHKEQDKLRENNINYPIDSLHSKPSGPPSAPPADGKSVVPDEKKRKNHETNGYLQNVHDMRPTKLPRPALPNNRVENGTASHVAAPLSSVKPEALNIEKAERLHKKEEKFNGNKQAQQQSAASVDPVAAYENGTPSRKSPHPDCKYLSQIYSIPEAPQMMEWPEHEGEDWLFDQGSSSQSKKASSEADGAPKVWAEALKIDPADVIALPYVIPY; encoded by the exons GAGAAACACAAAGAGAAGAAGCATAAGAAGGACAAGGATAAAAAAGAAGGtaaagaaaggaaggataaaGATAGGAGTAAGGATAAGCATAAAGATAAGAAGGATcgaaaagaaaaacacaaagacaagaaaaaagACAAGAGCAAAGATAAAAGCAAGGAATCAGTAGAAGGAATTGAAAGACATGATGAGACTCTCCATAATCAGAAGGTCGGAGAGAGCAGCAGgaaatctgaagaaaataaGGATATTAAGTCCAGGGAGGATTTGGTCAGAAAGATACCAGATGAGAAAGGGGCAGCGAGTCGTCCTATTGAAAATTATGCTGTTTCAAATGATAGAAGTCGTGGAGGCTTCAGTGCATCTCCTGCAATTGAGAATGAAAGATCTGCAGTTAATAAAATGCATATTCAATCTAGTAATGCTTCAAGGAAAAATGAGGGATTGGGGCAGCAGAACATCAACCATCAGAGGAATGGGACATCTGTACGACATTCAGAAAACTTCACTACTTCAGCTCAAAGAACTGCTGCTGGTTTTACACCAGCACCTACGATGGAGGAAAGAGTCAAAGCTGGAAGGCCTCCCTCCAATACTGAAGTCACACCCAGAAAAGAGGGGATTGGACAGCGAATCAGTAACATTAGCATATTGGTTCGGAAGAGAACTGAGACTGCAAGCCAAGATGTTGCAAAGCAAGAAGTTGGCACCGCCTCTCCATTGCTTCCAAATCATGCTAATACTATGCATAAGGGAAATGGCAAGGTTGCTAGGCCAACGGAGCACACCACAACATCTATTCAGAGATTTGACAGTCCATCTACATCCAATGCAGGAGCGGGGATAGATAGAGGAATTCCTAGGTCAAGTATCCCAAGCCCAAGCATTACAATTCGGAGGCCAAATGGAATGGTGCAATCACCTGAAAACCTTTCTGTCTCTGCTAATAAGCCTGATGCGGGAGGTCTTTCACCTGCTATGTGGAAGGAAAAGGAACACGGTGGAAGGCTACCGCAGGCTAAAATTTCAGCTGATCAGAAACTTGTTATGTCGAAACCTCCAGCTATGGACAAAGCTGCAGATGGAAGAGGTGAAAGGATGGAGAAGGTCAGAGATGGGGCACCTGATGCTGCCAAGAAAGAGGACAAGAAGAGTGATCGGcacgagaaaaagaaaaggaaagagaaagataaacacaaagagaagaaaaaggagaaagaggCAAAGAAGGAGAAAGCAGAACATAATCACAAAGAGCAAGATAAGCTAAGAGAGAACAATATAAATTATCCGATAGATAGTCTTCACTCGAAGCCCTCGGGccctccttcagccccaccagcTGATGGAAAATCTGTTGTGCCTGATGAGAAGAAGCGAAAGAATCATGAGACGAATGGTTACTTACAAA ACGTTCATGATATGCGGCCTACAAAGTTGCCGAGACCAGCCCTCCCGAACAATCGTGTGGAGAATGGTACAGCATCTCATGTAGCCGCGCCACTCTCTTCTGTGAAGCCAGAAGCCCTAAATATTGAAAAGGCTGAAAGGCTCCATAAGAAGGAAGAGAAGTTCAATGGCAACAAACAGGCTCAGCAGCAATCTGCAGCTTCAGTCGATCCAGTGGCTGCTTATGAGAATGGCACACCTTCTAGGAAGTCACCTCACCCTGACTGCAAGTATCTTAGCCAGATATACAGCATTCCTGAAGCACCTCAAATGATGGAATGGCCTGAGCATGAAGGTGAGGACTGGCTCTTCGACCAAGGTAGCAGCAGCCAGTCAAAGAAGGCCAGTTCAGAGGCTGATGGAGCACCCAAAGTGTGGGCTGAGGCTCTGAAAATTGACCCTGCCGATGTCATTGCTTTACCATATGTCATCCCATATTAG